A single region of the Lotus japonicus ecotype B-129 chromosome 4, LjGifu_v1.2 genome encodes:
- the LOC130716135 gene encoding protein NUCLEAR FUSION DEFECTIVE 2-like isoform X2 — translation MRSSATLPFTLFTLILIPILPHAQGHSLLSPFPSALETLQKQLGYNFKTISLLRRAMTHASFSEENNKALSILGAAVIETSASFHLISKDIDISAKELNRRLSQVSNVESSCAVDGVHLGLHKVVRVSPKTNSSAPAVVCGAFRAIFGAIAIDTGKSDDAGNVFWTIHGVGGVGVAAAL, via the exons ATGCGATCCTCTGCCACTCTTCCCTTCACCCTCTTCACTCTCATCCTCATCCCCATCCTCCCCCATGCCCag GGGCATTCACTACTGTCGCCGTTTCCATCAGCTCTCGAAACCCTCCAGAAACAACTAGG CTACAATTTCAAGACCATTAGTCTCCTTCGTCGCGCGATGACCCACGCTTCATTCTCCGAGGAGAACAACAAAGCATTGAGCATTTTGGGTGCTGCTGTCATTGAAACATCTGCTTCTTTTCACTTGATTTCCAAGGACATTGATATTTCTGCCAAAGAGCTTAACCGTAGATTGTCCCAGGTCTCCAATGTGGAATCTTCCTGTGCTGTTGATGGAGTGCATTTGGGCTTGCACAAGGTGGTTCGAGTCTCGCCTAAGACCAATTCCTCTGCCCCTGCTGTGGTTTGTGGCGCGTTCCGGGCAATTTTTGGTGCTATTGCTATTGATACTGGGAAATCGGATGATGCCGGTAATGTTTTCTGGACCATTCATGGTGTTGGTGGTGTTGGGGTTGCTGCAGCATTGTGA
- the LOC130716135 gene encoding protein NUCLEAR FUSION DEFECTIVE 2-like isoform X1: MRSSATLPFTLFTLILIPILPHAQGHSLLSPFPSALETLQKQLGYNFKTISLLRRAMTHASFSEENNKALSILGAAVIETSASFHLISKDIDISAKELNRRLSQVSNVESSCAVDGVHLGLHKVVRVSPKTNSSAPAVVCGAFRAIFGAIAIDTGKSDDADGEGEHAAHVAGYGESINDSAPKNCEKKTESVWE, translated from the exons ATGCGATCCTCTGCCACTCTTCCCTTCACCCTCTTCACTCTCATCCTCATCCCCATCCTCCCCCATGCCCag GGGCATTCACTACTGTCGCCGTTTCCATCAGCTCTCGAAACCCTCCAGAAACAACTAGG CTACAATTTCAAGACCATTAGTCTCCTTCGTCGCGCGATGACCCACGCTTCATTCTCCGAGGAGAACAACAAAGCATTGAGCATTTTGGGTGCTGCTGTCATTGAAACATCTGCTTCTTTTCACTTGATTTCCAAGGACATTGATATTTCTGCCAAAGAGCTTAACCGTAGATTGTCCCAGGTCTCCAATGTGGAATCTTCCTGTGCTGTTGATGGAGTGCATTTGGGCTTGCACAAGGTGGTTCGAGTCTCGCCTAAGACCAATTCCTCTGCCCCTGCTGTGGTTTGTGGCGCGTTCCGGGCAATTTTTGGTGCTATTGCTATTGATACTGGGAAATCGGATGATGCCG ATGGTGAGGGAGAACATGCTGCCCATGTTGCTGGATATGGAGAAAGTATCAATGATAGTGCTCCTAAAAATTGTGAAAAGAAAACTGAAAGTGTCTGGGAGTGA
- the LOC130715719 gene encoding probable glucan endo-1,3-beta-glucosidase A6 has protein sequence MQQHHLSLLLLLLLLPTTASLGVTYSNNRQQPDRIAAAMQTLKLTSIRLKEPDPAIMRSLLYSNISIFLTVPNHMVTSMANNLSTARAWIYTHVVPYYPRAKITTISVGNAFIDVYPQAANNLLLAISNIQVSLRDLGIRKIAVSTSFSFDTVVTSPFPPSSATFQDPAGVNLMGSLLEFLSDNNFSFLINLYPYNLYRLHPEIPLGLALFQENSFNFHDDVTTRSRYWNLFDMMVDAVASAMAEAGYETIPIVVTETGWPSSDAADEFNANLGYAETYLRGLVNHLSSGTGTPLLKDGVQQVYVYELFDRKGTTTGRDWGILYPNGTAKYHVDFSAVSSRSSITVALVIFWLLVQLVY, from the coding sequence ATGCAGCAGCACCATCtctccctcctcctcctcctcctcctcctcccaaCCACCGCCTCTCTCGGCGTCACCTACTCCAACAACCGCCAACAACCAGACCGCATCGCCGCCGCAATGCAAACCCTCAAACTCACCTCCATCCGCCTCAAAGAACCCGACCCAGCCATCATGCGCTCCCTTCTCTACTCCAACATCTCCATCTTCCTCACCGTCCCCAACCACATGGTCACTTCCATGGCCAATAACCTCTCCACCGCACGCGCCTGGATCTACACCCACGTCGTCCCGTACTACCCACGCGCCAAGATCACCACCATCTCCGTTGGCAACGCCTTCATCGATGTCTACCCTCAGGCCGCCAATAACCTCCTCCTGGCTATCTCCAATATCCAGGTCTCCCTCCGTGACCTCGGCATCCGCAAGATCGCCGTCTCCACCTCGTTCTCCTTCGACACCGTCGTTACCTCCCCGTTCCCGCCGTCCTCTGCCACTTTCCAAGATCCCGCCGGCGTCAACCTCATGGGCTCGCTCCTGGAATTCTTGAGCGACAACAATTTCTCGTTCTTGATCAACCTCTACCCTTACAACCTCTACCGCCTCCACCCGGAGATCCCCCTCGGTCTCGCGCTGTTTCAAGAAAACTCGTTCAACTTCCACGATGACGTCACCACCAGGTCTCGCTACTGGAACCTCTTCGACATGATGGTCGACGCCGTCGCCTCTGCCATGGCCGAGGCTGGGTACGAAACAATCCCAATCGTTGTCACTGAGACAGGGTGGCCGAGCTCCGACGCCGCCGACGAGTTCAACGCGAATTTGGGGTACGCCGAGACCTATTTGAGGGGTTTGGTGAATCATCTGAGTTCAGGAACCGGAACGCCTCTGTTGAAAGATGGGGTTCAACAGGTTTATGTGTACGAGCTTTTTGACAGGAAAGGAACAACAACGGGTCGCGATTGGGGGATTCTGTACCCTAATGGCACAGCTAAGTACCACGTTGATTTCTCTGCTGTTTCATCACGTTCTTCCATTACTGTGGCTTTGGTGATTTTCTGGCTTCTGGTTCAGTTGGTCTACTGA
- the LOC130716135 gene encoding protein NUCLEAR FUSION DEFECTIVE 2-like isoform X3 gives MRSSATLPFTLFTLILIPILPHAQGHSLLSPFPSALETLQKQLGYNFKTISLLRRAMTHASFSEENNKALSILGAAVIETSASFHLISKDIDISAKELNRRLSQVSNVESSCAVDGVHLGLHKVVRVSPKTNSSAPAVVCGAFRAIFGAIAIDTGKSDDAGDRW, from the exons ATGCGATCCTCTGCCACTCTTCCCTTCACCCTCTTCACTCTCATCCTCATCCCCATCCTCCCCCATGCCCag GGGCATTCACTACTGTCGCCGTTTCCATCAGCTCTCGAAACCCTCCAGAAACAACTAGG CTACAATTTCAAGACCATTAGTCTCCTTCGTCGCGCGATGACCCACGCTTCATTCTCCGAGGAGAACAACAAAGCATTGAGCATTTTGGGTGCTGCTGTCATTGAAACATCTGCTTCTTTTCACTTGATTTCCAAGGACATTGATATTTCTGCCAAAGAGCTTAACCGTAGATTGTCCCAGGTCTCCAATGTGGAATCTTCCTGTGCTGTTGATGGAGTGCATTTGGGCTTGCACAAGGTGGTTCGAGTCTCGCCTAAGACCAATTCCTCTGCCCCTGCTGTGGTTTGTGGCGCGTTCCGGGCAATTTTTGGTGCTATTGCTATTGATACTGGGAAATCGGATGATGCCG GTGACAGATGGTGA